TGCTATATGAATTATAAAGATTTTTTAATTCTTTTAAAAGTTCTAGTGTTATATAGCAATGTGCATTATCCATTCATAAAGCATCATCTTGTCCGTAAATAGGCATATCTATTCATATTTTCTCAGTTGACGATGTGTTTGAAGCACTTTTTCTTGTTGCGCTATCTTCAATTGATTCTGGATAATATTCATAAGGATCGATTCAGTCTTGATAATCAACTGTATAATCAAAATTTGCAACAATATTTAAAAGATCAAAATTCTTTAAATTATTTTTAAAATAAATAATGAAATCTCAATATTTCTCATTTAAATTATTGTTATTTAATGCTGTCCATAATAAACCATTTTTATCATCTAATGGATTTAAATTAGTATATGAGATAACAGCTGAATAACGAGAATCATTTTCAATTTCTCACTTATCAAGCTCTATTTCAAAATTATCATTTTTAATATTTTCTTCATCTATTCTTAGTTTCTTTAAACGATTTTCGCTTATATTTTTCTGTATAATTTCATAGTTAGGTACACCAAATCCTATTTTTGAGAATGAATTATTCTTTCTTCTAATTCCGTATTTAAGACCAGAGTTTATGTGCTCTTCTGATTTATAATCATTATCATTATCTCCGTTTCTTATAATGTGAGTATTTAAATTATATTCGGATATTTGAGAACCAAATGCAAGTAAGGTTTTTAATTCTGAAAGTGTAAATGTTCGTTTAAATTGTTGCTGTAATCTAGAAATTAATCCAGTTATTACAGGTGCAGAAAAACTAGTACCAGCGGATGTTTGATAATAATCTAGCTTATTATTAATATTTCAATTACTTGTGTATCTACGAGGTGAATTAGTTAATTGCTCACCATAAGAACTAACAAATGGTAAATTATCATTTTCAAAATCTGTGAAAGTTGAAAATGGAGACGGCTTTAAATCATCACCTACTGAGCCTACATAAATTACATTATTTCCTATTGTTTTTTTAATGAATGAATCATATTTTTCTATTAATTTATTTTCAAAATTATAATTTGTATTTAAGACTTTTGAAAAAATGTCATCATATTTATATTTTTCTAGTTCTATTTGTTTAGATAAATTTAGCATATAAAGCATTAATATTCTTTCGTTCTCAGTAGTATATTTACTAGAATGAAGTTTTTCTATTGTCTTTTTTATGCTATTTAACATATTATTTAAATTTTTATATTTAGCTATATTTTCAATACATTTCTTGATATTTGAATATACCTCCCCTTCATTTCCAGCTGCCGCTATAACAGTTAATCCATACTTTTTATTGTAAAAATCTATAATATCATCTAAATCAAGCTTTAAATCATTCACATCTAAGAATTTTTTTATTTTTGCTAGCCAATGTAAAGTATAAAATTCTTCATACAAATTCTCGAATTTTCTTAATTCAGAATTATTTCTTAATAAATTATCTATTTTATTAACATTATCATCTTCATTTTTATTTATATTAGCAAAGAAATCATAGCCTAAACTCAAGTTAACTATTTTTACACCGTTTTCAACCATATAATCTAATGAATTTCTGAGTTTAGAAGATGGATTTGTAAAAATATCAGGATATTTTTTTAATATTTTATCAATATCATTAACAGACATATTTGTATTTTTAATCATATCAATGCTACTGTAATATACATTAGAGTTTTTATTTATCCCTAAGTCACCTCCTATTAATGAATATACTTTTGAACCGTGTAATGTGTTTATATTGCTATTTGAAACATAACCACCATGAATATGGAAATTATTTCTATTCGATGTATTGAAAATGTCGTCACTTTTTAATCCATTTACTTCTATAATTCCTACTTTGCTATATGATTCATTTAAATCTACATTAGTATCAATTTCTTCGTTTGAAACTGAGTGTTTTTTTCATATATTTGAATAAATATTTTTTAACGAATCTAATTCATTAGCACTAATAGTAAGATTTGAATCTTTATTAATCTTTATTAATCTTTATTAATCTTTATTAAATTATTATTAATTCTGGAAGCTGATAGTGTTGAAACAACCGAAATAGTTGAAATCGCTCCGATTAAGAATAATGGAATTATTTTTTTAATTTTTCTCATTTTTACTCCTTTAGTTTTTTTATGCAAAAGTAATAAAAAGCCACACTAAAAAATAGTGTGGTCATGAATACTGTTAATGTTTCTTAAATAGTAAAAGCTTTTATTATTAGACATATATACATGCATTATTACCTCTACATAATAATTATATAAAAATATAAGTATGTATATATACTAGGACAACAAAAGTTAACATTCATAAGGGTGTTAACTTTTTATTATTTTCAAGAATTAAAAGGAGAACTATGGGTAAACATTTCACAGAAAAGCAAGAAATTGAAATTTATAATACATTTTTGAAATTTGGTAAAAATCAAGCAATTTCATTGATGTACAAATATGGTTCAAAAGCAAAAAGTGATTCCATTAATAAAAGGTTTCGAAAAATGTAGAATAGCTTTGATTTTGTCACTTTATAAAAACATAAAATGTAATAAAATAAAAACGATATTTATTCATCGTAAATATCGTTTTTTACATTTTGAGACAATGCTTTAAGTTCCTGAAAGAGTTCACGCATTGTCTTTTTTATTTCAAAATCATCATGAGAAAATTCTGATAATAAAGCAGACATCTTATTTATGTATTTGTCGATTGTATTAAAAAATGAATTGCTATTTCTGTATAACTTAGCTATTTTTTCTACAGCTGGTATTGATATATCTAATCCCTTTTCTAGTGCTCATATTTCAGTAGGAGTTAAATATTTTCCTGTCGGTTCTTTTGCATAATATTTTTTGCTACCGTACTTAAAATAAATATTCTCATCAGATGAATAAACCAGCACAACATTTGAGCCAATCGAAAAAATTATTCTTTTGCCTAGTTCATCAAAAGCTGCATAATTTTTACCTTGAAACCTAACAACTCCATTTAATATTTTTCTATCAATTTCAATATCAACTCTTCAATTTTCTTTCAAAGTTCCTTCTTTATTGAAAACAGATTTCTTATTCAAAAGTCTCTTTAGTTTGTTGTTATAGTATTTTTTAAAACCATCCACATTAAGTTGTAAATCTTTTAGAGTGGATAAGTGATTTTCATAAATAAAGATTGGATATTTATCTAAAGCTGTTCTAAATGATCTTTCAACATGAGGTTTGTGTTTTGGATTACTTGAAGATATTACTCTAATTCCTTTTGAATTTAAAATTTTCTCAAAAGCAGTTTGAGTATTTTCAGAATCCTCAAAATGTTCTTCTTTTATCTGTATAAATAAATTTTGGATATCCATAGTTCTTGAAAACTATTTCCAAAAGCCTTTGATAACCTAATGTTGTTTCTTGTTTTTCGTATCAAACAGCTAATAGTATTCCTGTTGCAGCATCAATTGCATGATAGAGATAAATTGGTTCATGATTTATGAGGTAAGGTTCGCACTGCGCATCTATTTCTATAACCTCACCAAATAATAAGTTTTTATTCAGATTTAAGACTTGTCTTTCTATTTTGTTTTGCTTTATTTTATTTTCAACATTTTTCAATAATAAAGTGACTTCTGAGTCAGACGCTTTTTTGTAATCTCGTTGTATTTTTCTTCCTCTTTTTGTAGTATGAATAGTTTTTAATCCTAATCTATTAAATCTTTTAATCAAGTTGCAATATGAAATTTTATTCTTATACAAATCATCTAGGAATGAATTCAGAATTCTTTAACAGAAATTTGATTAGTAGTTTTTTGACATTTATTATCGTTTCAGAGATTTTTAAATAATTTTTGTAGATTTGCAAAATTTCTTAATCACTTATGACTTTCTGTCTACCATTCGATTTATTTTTATGAGATATTACTAATTCAAGATTTTTATTTTTTAAAGCTGACAAAATATCTTTTTTATATCTAATAACACTTCTTTCATTTAAACCGGTCATTATAGCAAGAGTCTTAGTAGGTTTATCAAGGTTTGAAGATATTATTTCAAAGTTTGTTTTACGTTTTCTTTCGAAATTAGTTAGTTGTTTATTAGTTTTAATATCAATTTTTAGTTTCATGTATTAAATTTTATTAAAAACTAATTTAAACAATTACTAGCAAAGGTGACAAAATCAACGATATTTGACGAGGTGACAAAATCAAGTATATTTCACAGCAAAAAGTGATTCCATTAATAAAAGGTTTCGAAAAATCATAAAACATTATAATTTTAATATGAACAAGAAACCAAGAAAACCAGGAAGCGGAAGACCCAAAAAAGTTAAGGAAACTGAAATCAATTGAGATATTTTTTCTAGAGATGATTTAATAGAAATCGCTAAAAGATATCGAGAATTAACAAAGGATAAGCCTAAGAACGAAAAAGCGAAAGAAGCCGCAAATTTAAATATAGCTTCATATAAATTAGCTATATTATTCACTTTATGTAGACAAACTGTATCTAAACACAAGAAAAACAATAATATAAGTAGTGCAAAACACAAAGAAATAAAACATCAAGAAGTAATAATTCAATCCTTCAAACAAAATAGATGCAAATTCGGAAGACAAAAACTAAAATATTTTATCTTGCACACCTATAATATAGATATAAACGAAAGAACATTAGGTAGATATATGAATTCATTAGGATTATTTTGTAATGTGCGAAAAAAGAGAAAAATTAAAGAATCGAAAGATACATCAGTTAATATGCCTAACATAGTAGATAGAGATTATAATGATAAAAACAACAGAAATATATATGCTACCGATGTCACATACTTACCAGCTACGAAAGATTCAGTAAATAATCATGTTTATCTTTCTGTAATAATTAAG
The DNA window shown above is from Mycoplasma seminis and carries:
- a CDS encoding S8 family serine peptidase encodes the protein MIKINKDSNLTISANELDSLKNIYSNIWKKHSVSNEEIDTNVDLNESYSKVGIIEVNGLKSDDIFNTSNRNNFHIHGGYVSNSNINTLHGSKVYSLIGGDLGINKNSNVYYSSIDMIKNTNMSVNDIDKILKKYPDIFTNPSSKLRNSLDYMVENGVKIVNLSLGYDFFANINKNEDDNVNKIDNLLRNNSELRKFENLYEEFYTLHWLAKIKKFLDVNDLKLDLDDIIDFYNKKYGLTVIAAAGNEGEVYSNIKKCIENIAKYKNLNNMLNSIKKTIEKLHSSKYTTENERILMLYMLNLSKQIELEKYKYDDIFSKVLNTNYNFENKLIEKYDSFIKKTIGNNVIYVGSVGDDLKPSPFSTFTDFENDNLPFVSSYGEQLTNSPRRYTSNWNINNKLDYYQTSAGTSFSAPVITGLISRLQQQFKRTFTLSELKTLLAFGSQISEYNLNTHIIRNGDNDNDYKSEEHINSGLKYGIRRKNNSFSKIGFGVPNYEIIQKNISENRLKKLRIDEENIKNDNFEIELDKWEIENDSRYSAVISYTNLNPLDDKNGLLWTALNNNNLNEKYWDFIIYFKNNLKNFDLLNIVANFDYTVDYQDWIDPYEYYPESIEDSATRKSASNTSSTEKIWIDMPIYGQDDALWMDNAHCYITLELLKELKNLYNSYSNETTIDEKISWDECKKIFIKYFNSLDVTYIISTTSINEKRGS
- a CDS encoding IS3 family transposase, giving the protein MNKKPRKPGSGRPKKVKETEINWDIFSRDDLIEIAKRYRELTKDKPKNEKAKEAANLNIASYKLAILFTLCRQTVSKHKKNNNISSAKHKEIKHQEVIIQSFKQNRCKFGRQKLKYFILHTYNIDINERTLGRYMNSLGLFCNVRKKRKIKESKDTSVNMPNIVDRDYNDKNNRNIYATDVTYLPATKDSVNNHVYLSVIIKHKTKEIVGFALSKFNDANLIYKTFENIHFEDNFILQADHCSTYTSQTFSNFIQNQGGLISLSGIGNSLDNRVVEYWFSNLKTELIRDINVREISIKELENIIADYIEWYNKERIQSCLNWKTPYTYGMELSELINC